ACTGGATGCCGATTTGCTGGAACTCGATGCCGGAAGGCTCTAGCTTTTGGAAGCCTTTTTTACGGTGAAAATTCCGGACCGTGCGGCCACACCGTGTAAATCGCGTTCTTGAGAAATCGCGAAAGGACAGCCGTCAAACCGGCCGGTGACGTGCGCCGGCTGCGTTCACACcgaccgcaaccgcaacagtCACAACAGCTCACTTGACAACTGAGACGGTGAGAAGTTGTTGCGGATTTTGTTGCGCTTTTGGTTCCCGACTCGTTTGGATGGATTTGACCGCAACAAACGCAACGGATAGTGTGGACGCCACCTCAAATCTGCACCGTAATCCCCCCCACTTTCCGACGAATCTTTAATTAAGCGCGCAAACAAAAGGAGAAACTTGCATCATTCCAAATTCTCGAAAGTGCGCGATAAATCTTTTAATTTCTTCTCCATTCCTTCGCTTTTTATAAATAAGTTGTTCGCTCCATCATCCGTCGTTATTCTAAAGAcgacaacgaaacgaaggtgACTCATCCTCGGCgataagaaaaagagaaacctAAACACGGAACGCGGAAGTGTTGGCTGGAATCAGGTTTTTAAGGAGAAGGCGTTCGAAAGATGGAATTCCCGAACTTGGGTAAACACTGCTCGGAGCAGCATTGCCACAAGCTGGACTTCCTGCCCATGAAATGCGACGCTTGCGGCGCCATATTTTGGTAAGTTAGCGAGCGGAAGACGGACggaagatgatgctgaccTTGATTCTTTTTGCAGTTCCGAACACTTTAGCTACAAAGACCATGCGTGCCCCTCGGCCTACAAGAAGGACGTCCAGGTTCCGATCTGTCCACTTTGCGGTGAACCCGTACCAACATCGCGCGACGTCTCTCCCGACGTGACGGTTGGCGCCCATATCGACCAGCAGTGCCGTTCGGAGCGCAAGAAGATCTACACCAATCGCTGCTCGTTCGGAAATTGCAAGAAAAAGGAACTGATTCCGGTCAAGTGTACCGTGTGTCAACTGAACTACTGCCTAAGGCATCGCCACACGACAGACCACAACTGCCAGGGAGAGGCCGCAGGACAGCGCAATCGTGTGGCGCAAGCTGCCATACAGcgccaaacaaccaaaccaccagccaccgtTGCAGCCAGCAGAGTGCCTACGACGGTTCAGCGAACTCCGGCCAACGTCGCATCGTCGGCCACGGTCAACAACCACATAGCGATCGTGCAGGGTGGCATGTCGGAGGATGAGGCACTGGCAAGGGCGATAGCTTTGTCGATGCAAcaagaggaagatgaagccCAACAGAGACGTACACGTGAGgagcgaaaccaaaccaatgcaCCACGAGGCATCGCAGTTGGCAATGGTGCTGCTAGTTCTGGCGGTTCCAAAGATCGATGCAATCTCTCGTGAGTCACCGCGACCCATCACCTTGGGACCATTCCACTAATTGTTGTTCCGTGACAATCGTCAATCTGATCGTCGTCCACGCGTCCCGTGCTTTGCCGCTTCGATGTCTTCTACACTGACTGCGTCTCTGGCTGCGCCACCAAATGTtaaaaggggaagagaaatACAGaatcattttatttatgctaGCAATTGGTTTTGCCAAATCAATTATCCGACGATCGTGTTCTTCCGTTTACGGTGTTTATTATTTGATTCGCATTGATTTAGTCCTAATGATAGGCGCCTCCTGCTCCGACAGGTCGGCGCTAGTTCTTCTTATACTCGATCCGTTCGACCTTCACATCATCGCCCACAAGCTGGTACACGTACGTGACGACCGTCGTACTTTGGATGTCCATCAGCACGAACGAAGGAATGACGGCAGTATCGAGCGGGTTGTACGATCCCGTGGCCGATCCCGGGTTGATGTAGAACTTGTTCTCGTGCTCGTACGCCTCGAATTTGTGTGTATGGCCCGATATCAGTATGTCCACGTCCAGCTGTCGCTGGATGAGCGCCAGCGCCTCCGGATCACCCCACGGTACCACCTGATGGCCGTGTGAAAGCCCGATCCGGAACTGGCCCACCGTGACGACCTTCTGCTCCGGGTAGTTGGAGTTCTCATCGAAATCCCCCCTCACGATGTGCACATCGTTGGCGAGCGTTTTCAGATAGTCGTACGATTCCTTGCTGCACAGATTCCCAGTGCACAGGATGTGATGTATGCGACCCGGGACGAGCAGCTTCTTGAACTTGGCCGGAACGCTACTGCATCGATGTGGGATATGTAAATCGCCTAGAACTAGAACCAACATGTTTACATTTACGGGAGAGGACTCGAGGAACGGAAGCTGACTCTCGCTGGAATTCAATTAACGCACTACACTATGGGGTGGGGTTGCAGATAACGAGATAATGCGAAGATGCGGAGATCTTCCTAAAAACGACGTTCTGTGTTGTTTTCTTCTCGCGCTTATCAAAGAGGGCGGATAGTGCAGTTGTCAACTATTTTTCGATCTTTTccaaaaaatcgagttaggaaccaaaaagtcgagttaggtaccaaaaagtcgagttaggtaccaaaaaaatctgctgctggtccatCCCTAGAATCAGGGCTGCCAACCTTGCGGTGCTGGCAACTCGGTGTCCCGGCATCTCCGGATTGACAGCTGTCATTTTGGGTTGCCAGCAGCCACGTTCGGCTGGATTTCGTTCTCGTCCTTCCCCGGGAAAATTCGATTTATCTGCGAAGGAAAAGCACCGGCACCGCTGGACCATCGAGTGAGCGTTCAAAACCATGAGCGAAGCGACGATAAGCTGTACGCCGGAGATTGCGACGTTCGAGGCGCCGCAACTCCAGTGCAACGAAGATGGCTGGGGTAAGAAGTTTGATGTTGTCGCCGTGGTTTTCCCTaataacccccccccccccccctccccttggctTTTGTAGGCCCGTGCGAGCTTCCGGATGCCTTTAAGGACATTCCGTACCAGCCGTTCAGCAAGAGCGATCGTCTCGGCAAGATAAGCGACTGGACGGGCACGGCCCAGACGGACAAGAAGTTTTCGAGTGAGTGCGAACCCCTAACCTAACATATTTGGATGTCCGGGCCTAACATATTTGCTCGCCtactttcccttttcgctgCAGACAAGTACGCGTCGCAGTTTGGCGGTGGTAGTCAGTACGCCTACTTCCATGAGGAGGACGAAACGACATTCCATTTGGTGGACAGCGCGAGGATCCAGAAGCCGCCCCATCAGCGAGGTCGCTTCCGTGGCAATATGCGCAACAACCGGTAGGGACGAGTGGCAGAAAAGGATTGGCTACGAGAGGTACTGTTAATAATCTGCGTTTCGCATCTTTTCTCGGTGTTTCAGGTCCGGACGCGGTCGTGGTGCTCGAGGTGGTGTGCAGGTCGGCGGTATGACGACGCTGTCGAAGAGTGCTTCGAAGCTGCGTGATCAACGCCGTGGCACGACTCGCAAGTGGGGAATGCGTGGTCCACCACCGAAGATCCGGGATGCATCGGTCACGGTGCGACCGGATTGGGTAACCATCGAGGAGATGGACTTCCCGCGGTTGTCCAAACTGTCGCTCCCGAGCGTGAAGGAGGGTGAGGACATCATGACCTGTGGTACGCTCGAGTACTACGACAAGGGTTACGATCGCGTGAATGTGAAGAACGAGAAGCCGCTGCAGAGCGTTGACCGTATCTTCCATACTGTcacgacgacggacgatcCGATCATCCGGCAGCTGTCGAAGGCGCATGGCAATGTGTACGCGACGGATGCAATCCTCGCAACGATCATGTGCTGCACTCGTTCGAACTACTCGTGGGATATCGTGATTGAGAAGATTGGCGATAAGCTGTTCATGGATAAGCGCGACAACACGGAGTTCGATCTGTTGACCGTGAACGAGACGGCCAGTGAGCCGCCGCAGGAGGACGGCAGCTCTCTGAACTCGCCACGCAATCTGGCGATCGAGGCTACGTTCATTAACCACAACTTCAGCCAGCAGGTGCTGAAGAGTGGCGAGAAGGAGCCCAAGTATAAGTTCGAGCACCCGAATCCGTtcatcggtgatgatgaggatggtgaGGTGGCCAGTGTTGCCTATCGGTACCGAAAGTGGGATCTGAACAATGGCATTACGCTGGTGGCTCGTTGTGAGCATGACGGTGTGCTGAAGGTGCCGCACGGCGACATTCAGTTCCTCACGATCAAGGCGCTCAATGAGTGGGATTCGAAGATTGCGAATGCCGTCGAGTGGCGTCAGAAGCTGGACACGCAGCGTGGTGCCATCCTTGCGAACGAGCTGCGTAACAACTCTTGTAAACTGGCCAAATGGACGGTGCAGGCACTGCTGGCCGGTTCGGATCAGATCAAGTTCGGATACGTATCCCGTGCGCACGTCCGTGATTCCTCCAAGCACGTCATCCTCGGTACGCAGCAGTTCAAGCCGCACGAATTTGCCAACCAGATTAATCTGAGCATGGACAATGCGTGGGGTATCCTGCGGTGCATCATCGATATCTGCATGAAGCAGAAGGACGGCAAGTATCTGATCATGAAGGATCCGAACAAGCCGATGGTCCGGCTGTACGACATCCCGGACAACACGTTCGAGTCCGAtggcgaggaagaggagggcgatgatggtgaaccGTTCCAGCCAATGTACGGCTACTCGGCACCGGCATCCAGCGCCACTGGCGCTCAATCatccacaaccaccagcaccaccacccctactGCTGCCCCGAGTGCGGCTACCAAGAACGAAACGACCAGCGCTTAGCAGGGAAGCGAACCGGCGGAGGAAACCAATCTCGGATCGATCGCGCCGGAAACACCGTAAACGCCGACTGTTCAGTATCAGAAAGCGAACCGATTGCGCTTCTGGCTAACGTTTTTTTCATTCAGCTGCAGCTCAtccgttggtggttggttcatTAGCCtagcccccctccccacatTCTGTGTCCCTCTTATTATCCGTATTCACAGCAACAGTAATAGTTCGTAATAATGataatggaaataaaaacaaaaatctccCAACTAGAACACCTTCGTTGGGAGCACACAAATACGGTTCGTTAGTTTTCTTTTGGACGAAAGAAACGGAGCTCAACGGAGAGTATAGTATATTACTAGTGGAGATCGCAGCAACCCTTGCGATCTAGGTAATCTATGGCTTACTTGGTTTACCATGACTTGACGATGGGGAGGGAATTTTGGACTACATGGATTATCGTTGAAAGTCCACAAATACGATGGAAGAAGAGGGGAGTTCACAAACAGGACGATTTGTTAATTTGTGACGAGGACCTCGGATTATCTCCCTTTTCTATCCAAGATCGGTTGAGCTTTAGCTGGATAGTGTTTCGAACAGtggataaaagaaaaaacctttttgctgctttttgaATTCTCTCTTTAAAAATTATTAAGGGTATTTTCTAAAAAAACCAAGGGAAATCTAAATCTATTTGCAATTGAAACGAAACCATTACATATTTCTCTACTTCTGTCGATGGTGTGTACCTTTGCATCTCATTCAAGAGCCATTCTCATccacgtgtgctgctgctggtgcagcgcTTTCCATATAGATTAGCAAGCAAGGATGCTCCACAACACTAGCCCACCGACTACACGCCCTCCGTCACCCTTCGTACCAGCCTCTGAGACCGGCTGGAAAGATTAATTACTGGCCTTAAATCAAAGGCCAGAATATGTTTTCCCACAGTTGAAGAATCCAGTGACGCAGCCACCGTCGCTCTGCCCAAAATGGTGATGGAGAAATgatggaaataaataaaatgaaccaAACACACGGGGCGACGCCGGGTGGCCATCGGTCACGCCGGCGACAGATGAAAGTCGTGAAACCATCGTCCTGTCGAGCCGACCGAGATCACTTGTCCGCTGAAGGGCCACCGGGAGGCTcggtttctctctcactctcgctttctgtctctctacGTTGTGTCCGCTTTTCTGCAGGCACAATGTAAAGAACTTCTTCCTAGTGACGAATTGCAGgacatttttgtgtttgtttgccgtTCCTTTATCATTCCGAGGCCGGGTTTGAATCGGATTGGTGGAGGTCACGTTTTGAGATTCGGAGTGGAAGACCGCTTAATCCACGGGCAGCGAGTCATTGAAATAGAATACTAATAATGATTACTGTATAAAAATCGTGCATACAATTCAGGGAAGCTTGACGTTGTTTGAACTTTCCAGTGAAAGCATTCGGTAACGAAGCAATTAAAACGATATCGCCCACCGGGGGTCAGTGAAGCCTTCTCTTTAAATGGTAACCAtacctggcagcagcagcagcagcagcagccattagaaacaacaacagcaggagctCATCAAACGCGTCTCTCACCGATCCGCTGGTGCGATGAtgcttgtcgtcgtcctgctATGCCCAGCGGGACAGCTTTCATCGCTTTtccgcaccaaaaaccccaccgCAAAGCATCGCGACCGAACGTCGGACTAGACGTCGTGGTGGGTAGCCAACTCCCCAGAGGTTCCACGCTGTCCACGCCTTAACCACAAACGCGTAAGCCGgacatacaaacacatacgGGAGGATCTTAGGCGAAGGGAGGTGTCCCAGCGACGCTAGTAGTAGCCGGATGCATGGCAGCTGTTTACATGTTCCGGTCCCTTTATGTGGTTTTTGCAatcattttcctcctcctcctccgccgctCCAACTAGCTTCTGTTTCTGCGTCCTTCCTCCGTGTCATGTTTTGGGTCTGTTACTTTCAAGAAAGGACGagcacggcggcggtggcgcgTCCACGTCCCTATGATGACGTTGGGAGAGGGTGACTTGAGTGCTACCCCATTCCATCCGCACGGTCGGTCGCTGTCGGGCACGGCACGCATGCCAAAAGGATTAACCGTGGACCGGTGGTCCGGAATGCTGATGACACGGCCTGAAGGCCTCCCACAAAACCGGAAATCATTTCCCGTAACtcgctctcccgctctctcgctccctctctttctcttctttttctaagGGGAGTGAACTCGCCAGCAGCACTAGAGCTCCATGGCTTGGGGCGAGGGGGTTGATGGATGGCCCGGACATGTGTGGGCATGTGTAGCGGACAAATAAAGAGCGACGGAAGGAATGACATAAAAACATGGGACTTCCGGTCTGCGTGCGGAGGGGATGGGATGCTGAGGGGTATGTAAACATGACAGAGAAGATTAATGATTAATCATCTAGGATTCACCCTGGGAGAGAAGGGGCTAGGCGGACGGGGATGTGTCTACCATGCGGTGGCTGGAGGGTTTAAGGCACCATTACGCTTCCCACCACCCTGCTAGCCGGTCAGCAGCCAGCCTGGCAGCttgatgttttgtttcttctttaaataaaggaaagaggaaaaaatagAATCCCCCCACCGGGGGAGGTAGTTGGCGGAAGGAAAAGGCATAGCATAAAGATGAGGGACGCGCACGTGACTTGCCAACTTTCCGgaaggcagcagtagcagcagtagcagaagcagcaccagaagccaCTTCCGGCGACGATGAATGCGACTTCTTTCTCCAGTAGTGTTCGCGTCTTAAAGTTGTGGATGTGTTGCCCGCGTGTTTCGCTTggtttccggtgttccggatcAAGGCGTGATAGTAGTAACACTCGGCGACTGCCTGTCAGCGGCAACACTTTAGCCGGTCGCTCTTTAGTTCgctcggaaaatggtgacaaaAAACGGAGTGACGAGCCTAGAGCAGATGGAGCAAAATgatttcagcagcagcgaggcgtgtgtgtgtgtgaatgtgatgatgaaaaataGTTTCCCTGTGTCATCgcgtgatggatggatgtcaTCGGGGTTGGGGAAGGTGCTTGAGGGTTTCTGCCGAAATCAAAATATTACAGAATAACTGATAATCTCCTGCTTTGGTTGATGGTGTGATGGAGCTGTTGAAGGCATTGATAGGAGCATCTAATATGTACGAATCATAGTAACCTATGCTGTGGTTGGCTCTAGGCCAATCGTCAAAAATTAAGCGGCTGATCTCAAGTGAGATCAAAATATCGCGGATTAtacatttaattttaattgtttcacgaataatgattttatttaataaaattttaaatattttatgtcTGCAAAAACGATGATATGATGATTCGTTTGATCCTGGTTCTCTGTTATCCAAATTCCAGCATACTTTGCATATTTTTAGGGATCGAATGCCAAATATTTAAACGAAAATTCTTTGATGGTGCGAAGCACGGAAGTTCCTTCATGTTGCGAAGCATGCATTATGTaaaatttttcttcttcttcaaattcgTCGCGTTACGCGTTATGTAAAATATTTAACACGTAAATGCATAGACAAACGCATGACCTACAACAGTGATTCTCTCTGTTTCGGAATGTGCTTGAAAATAGCACAAATTTCAgattaaatttttaatcaaaaatcaattttcgaaCGCATGCTCTGCCAATTAGCAGGAAAGTatttacaaattaatcgaGTGATTGTCAGAAGCCGCTGTCAGTAAGTTGGTTCATCAACGTTTAATTGAAAGTTTAATCAACCCTACAATATGTTCTgaaaaaacggcaaacattCCACCATCCGTCAACCAAATCGAATAATCATTTGTCTATTAAAACAAATTTGGAAACTATCGCGAAACAAATTTATCCCCCTCCACGCTGCAATTTTTGTGTCTTGTGAAATGAGTTTACCCAAGCCACAAAAACTGCAGCGTGATGTCCAGTATGCAGCGTGATGTCCAGTATTAAGATTTTAACCATCTGGCTGAGTTTTTTTGTCGGACGCGAACACGGAAGAGTGATGGTTTGATTTGTACTCGTAGCTCAACCCGGTCAAGACGAACAACTCAATTGGGGGCAAGTGCAAGCCCGCAAAGCTCCGATGTGCAAGTCAGCCCGCTTTTTCACCGAACGTAGCCAACGAAAGGGGGAAGTTTTTCACGATCCCATCCTTAAAATCCTGCTTCAGATTGAGCAGGAAACGGGACTTCAATCATTCATCAGCACGATGGAAAGACGGACGTGGCAAGTGGCAAGAACTATTCAACGAACGAGAGGAAAGGAATTCCGTTTCCGGCGTCAGCCCCCTAAAAATTCATTCCCACCGCCCCAGCACCAAGGGATGACCGGCGTGACGTGGTGTGGCCACGGAAAAATGAACCTCATTCGGCACCAGACCACACTGACTTATCGGCAGGATCGGCATCGGGGAAATCGGAAATTCCTTTTCCCGCATTCCTTTCCTCCCATTTCCTACCCCCCACAAAAATCGAGGGAGCACACCGGATCAAACAATGGATCAATTAGTCGATCCCTTTATGCCGCGCCGTGAGAGGGAAAAGTTGAAATAGATCAGATACCAATGGCCAGCGGTCCCGCCCACCCGAACCCGGAAATGTCCTTTCGAGCGCCCGCCGAAACACGAAACCCTCTCAAACACTCCACCAAAACAGCGGAAAACACGCAAGCTTCCCGTGCGATAGAAAGTTTGCTTCTTCCCCCCAATTCGATcgaatttaatgaaaaaaggcCATTCGGGATGGGTGGTTCGGGGTGGCGACACACAGGCCACGCAAAGCCCAGATAAAAACGTGCCAGACGGCAGAGGTTTTGGGCACAAATCCTGTGGCACGCGGTGGCACCGGACATGGAATCAAAGCCCGGTCCGGGCCCACATCTTCAAAGCGTCGAGAAAGACGAATTAGAGCCAAGcagcaattcaattaaaactttGTCTTATCGAACTCCTGGCCGCCCATAATGGGATTTCGGATCCGGCGACCACTCGACTCCCGGCTGCCGGTCAACCCGGTCGCATCCACACTTGTACGAGTGTCGGCGGAtgtatctgtctgtctgtgtgtgcgcgattcGGGTGGTGCTTCAAACTTTGAatttgaagaatgtttttcCGCCTTCATTTTTCACATTAGCACATGTcgatgttttgctgtttttctctccctcactcACATACGTTTCGGGCTATACCGTTGGCATGGCTTCTGGCGGCTGTCAGTCGGACAGCATCCGGTACCATCCGTAGATGGTTTTCGCGACGAAACGTTCCTGGTGGTTGAACGAGTTGATGAATGTTCCAATGAGTGCTACGGGAgggagaaaagtttttcacACTCTCCGCCCTACCCGCCTTCCTCTCGTGTAGTGGTCTGATGTGTGTGGGGGGTTGAGAGAACAAAAACGCGGGCGCGCGGTTTTTTGACGCTTTTGACAAAGTTGCCAGTGTCGAATTGAATGAATGCAATTCCCCTGCGCAACGAATcacattgatgatgatgatggtgatgatgatgggaggtGTCCGTTATAGTTTGCGTTAAGAGCACAATAAAATACTTTTCGCTTGCAATTTAGAGTTTTATCCCGCTTCTGTAGCTCTGCGGCCGCAATGGTatgtggttttaatttttatcattAAACACGAACACGTGGTTGATCTTTTTGTGTGCAGCGTTCGTGTATTTTGGATGAGCACAATTATATTCAATTGGAGAATTTTGAGTAATTGTTGAGAGCAGTGTCACATCAGCCACATTAACCAGGGAAGTGATATAGCGACAGTATTTCAGCATTATTTTTAAGTTTATGATTTTCCGATAGAATTTAGGACACTTAAAAGGAACACATTTCCTCGGCCCCTGTAGCAGTTTAATCTCAAATGACTTACAAAAATATTATTGATCTGTCAAATTATTGATGTGTCAAATATTGACaccaaaatcgtaaaaatctTGATATGATTTGGATGTTCGAGATGCGTATCTGGAATTGATATAATGCTGGATATTTAACCTAATCAAAAAGTAGGCCACAgttcgcattttttttcccACAGTATCAGTTTGAAACAAATCGTAGTAACCTTCTTACAACCaaggaaatcataaaacaccatgcgcctccattatgAAGGTATTCATGAAGGATTTTTTCACAATCTTTCAACAAGAGGATAAAGAgtagaagcaaaacaatggcgCAACATGAAGATGGCAATCTATTCTAAAATCTCTCTCTTGACTGCCTGGGCATAACCGGGGACTCCATCGTGCTTCGAGTTGAACCATTTCAACGACTCAATTTAACTTcaataatagaaaaaaagaactacCATAAACCTATTTTACTTCTTGCATTCTAGCCTCCTCGGGATAGCACAGCCCATCTAGAAAAATATATCGAAAGGAAGAAACCACATTTTGACTTGCTTAGTGTTTTGTGCAACTAAACGaaacttttgtttatttaccttttctcttttctgcttatatcatcatcgtcatcatcacttTTCGGTCAATAGTGGACAACTGGCTTGCGAACTCGTGCCGATAGTATGCCCCAAGAGTTCCAGCCCCCCGCCCGCTCTGCACGGTTGGTTGCTTGATGAGTTCATTCGCTTCGCCTCGTATCGCTCAAAATTGGAATGGCTCgacaaggaaaaacaaaagcatcgCAAACAAGTTCAACATGGTGGGAAAAGTTGGAATATTCTTTCGCAAACTATCGCACCaaccctctcactctctctctctctctctctctctctctctctgtgtttgtgttgcgagTGGTGGTGACTGTACAAAAAGTGGGCGCCTCGTGACGATAGCCGGCgacgcaaaacgaaaacgaaaagcaattcAAGGCCTTTAAAGGGGCACGGGGTGAAAGAAAAGACGTCACGGTACCCCCAAAAcacttccccccccccatcccatcTTACCTCCGAGGAAATGGTACAAATTTTCACCTCATTTGCAATGCGTTAACTGCACGGGTGCCATTTACCCTCACCGGACGGAAGCGGTCGTTTGGTGAGCGAACTAGGCGAACTGCGAGAAGTACTGGAAGGCCCGGAAGGGACGCGGGACCACGAGGCACGAAACTTGAATACCACCTCGAGCAGAACGGAGCtctctgttggtggtgatggtggtggtcgtaaCACACATCATACCTTCTGTTTGGGGGCCGTCTTTTTTTATAGTAACCGTATCATACACACGGGTTTTATGTATCCGCTAGAGGAGCGAGTGGGTGAACCAGAAATTTGAACTCCTGCAATACCAGCATTCGTACACGGTCGTCTTCACaccctttttctccctttttttaagGTATCGTTTCGTGTTTTATTGAAGGACATACGTGGAGTGTACGGTACGCGGTCGATCGACCTACAAATCGAGTTAGGTGTGGAAGGAAATGttggaaaagttggaaaagtgttcACCCAATAAACTCGCATCCAGAAAAGCCTCCACgaagcccccaaaaaagggagtaTTTGGGGATGTGAGATGTCCGTTTGCAGTGTGCGTCGTTTTGGACGTGCTAACACTACCCTCAGTAAGGGATTGAATTGGGGGATGGTTTCTACTGGGGATAACATCGAAACTAGGATCTTCTTCATCTCAAGCATCTCAATAACCGGGCGTTTGTTGATTTAAAGAAGCCTCTTGCGCTTATTGTAAAACGTTCTTTAAAAACGGAATTTACAGCGGCTGCTAACTGCGCTACACCATAAAGTAAACACGTCGCTGTGCGATTCAATCACAATCACACTTGCTGCATTATCGCAGTAGATAGAATCAACATCTCGGTCACCGTGTCTCCCTACTTCCAaattgcagaaaaaaaaaatccaagtTCCAGAAAGCGTTGGTGTGGCGTCGTCGCTAAGCGATCGCTGGCCACGTGCAGGCCTTTCAatcgaggaaaagaaaatcatggAACCCATTCATCCGCACCGCGATTGGTTGGAGACGAGACCACCGACGGTGACCGACCGGTGACTGAGGTTTCCAGGGTGCCACGTGCCACCTTCAGTCGCTATCAGTCAGCCGTTTGATCTCCAAACCATCGAATGGGGTCGACGAAAGCAAATGTTTGgacaaaaccacgaaacacaacacactcacacacgcacgcacgggtTTAGGTGGATTGTCATCGTGCGTTTCCCAACTGTCTACAAGCTTGCCTCCTTCTGCCAGTCCTCCTGGAACCCGGTTTTATTTATCCAGCGAACGCATTCGAGACGCGCTCTTGCGTCTGTATCGATCTGGTCTTTGCATCGATTGCGACCGGCAGCTGCCTAAGCTGACACTAATACCACGCTGCTAGCAAAGGTGCGACCTTTTTGCGACAACATAATTGAAGCCACGTGCCTTGTGGAGAACTTTCCACCGATTACCAGAGATGCAGCCCGAGTTCAATCATTTAACAGTCCATTAACGACATAATGAACGGGAAGTGCGGCTCGCCCGGTACATCTGATAGTGTTTACACACCCAACACACAACTCGGTAGCAAATAGCTCATGCTGGATCAGCGAGAAGAGAGCGACtcgtgacacacaaaaaaagtggCAAAAGTGATGATCAACCACTTAACGGCACCAAAAGGCGCCTCGATGCTTCGATGTTTtgcaatcgcacacacacacacacacacacgctgcgaCACACTATTTACATTTAATCTTATTTGATTTTCCTCGCCCTCACTTGCACCCTCACACCACTCTTTATGCTACCGACGAACCGAAGTCTCGATTGCTCTCGATGCTTTCCGCATTTCCATTTAAACGGTTTTTCCGCACACCACGAGGCCATGGTGCGCACTCGCGGCCTATTGCGCGTATCGAAttgattccggttccggtgccagGAGCTCTAGCCTTGCGACGGTGCGGCTGTTCGGTCCCCCTAAAGTCAATGGATCGATTTGTGTTCGCTCGTTTCTTTTTGGAATGTAATGTAACAGTGGAGA
The sequence above is a segment of the Anopheles darlingi chromosome 2, idAnoDarlMG_H_01, whole genome shotgun sequence genome. Coding sequences within it:
- the LOC125952516 gene encoding AN1-type zinc finger protein 2A, yielding MEFPNLGKHCSEQHCHKLDFLPMKCDACGAIFCSEHFSYKDHACPSAYKKDVQVPICPLCGEPVPTSRDVSPDVTVGAHIDQQCRSERKKIYTNRCSFGNCKKKELIPVKCTVCQLNYCLRHRHTTDHNCQGEAAGQRNRVAQAAIQRQTTKPPATVAASRVPTTVQRTPANVASSATVNNHIAIVQGGMSEDEALARAIALSMQQEEDEAQQRRTREERNQTNAPRGIAVGNGAASSGGSKDRCNLS
- the LOC125952519 gene encoding vacuolar protein sorting-associated protein 29; this translates as MLVLVLGDLHIPHRCSSVPAKFKKLLVPGRIHHILCTGNLCSKESYDYLKTLANDVHIVRGDFDENSNYPEQKVVTVGQFRIGLSHGHQVVPWGDPEALALIQRQLDVDILISGHTHKFEAYEHENKFYINPGSATGSYNPLDTAVIPSFVLMDIQSTTVVTYVYQLVGDDVKVERIEYKKN
- the LOC125952502 gene encoding eukaryotic translation initiation factor 3 subunit D yields the protein MSEATISCTPEIATFEAPQLQCNEDGWGPCELPDAFKDIPYQPFSKSDRLGKISDWTGTAQTDKKFSNKYASQFGGGSQYAYFHEEDETTFHLVDSARIQKPPHQRGRFRGNMRNNRSGRGRGARGGVQVGGMTTLSKSASKLRDQRRGTTRKWGMRGPPPKIRDASVTVRPDWVTIEEMDFPRLSKLSLPSVKEGEDIMTCGTLEYYDKGYDRVNVKNEKPLQSVDRIFHTVTTTDDPIIRQLSKAHGNVYATDAILATIMCCTRSNYSWDIVIEKIGDKLFMDKRDNTEFDLLTVNETASEPPQEDGSSLNSPRNLAIEATFINHNFSQQVLKSGEKEPKYKFEHPNPFIGDDEDGEVASVAYRYRKWDLNNGITLVARCEHDGVLKVPHGDIQFLTIKALNEWDSKIANAVEWRQKLDTQRGAILANELRNNSCKLAKWTVQALLAGSDQIKFGYVSRAHVRDSSKHVILGTQQFKPHEFANQINLSMDNAWGILRCIIDICMKQKDGKYLIMKDPNKPMVRLYDIPDNTFESDGEEEEGDDGEPFQPMYGYSAPASSATGAQSSTTTSTTTPTAAPSAATKNETTSA